Genomic DNA from Dioscorea cayenensis subsp. rotundata cultivar TDr96_F1 chromosome 1, TDr96_F1_v2_PseudoChromosome.rev07_lg8_w22 25.fasta, whole genome shotgun sequence:
TGACTAGAATTGTATTGAGAAAGACAGCACATCACATTTGACCTCTGTTGCAGGAATTGGTCAAGAAGTACTCTGAATTCATCAATTTCCCTATTTATCTTTGGGTAACCAAAGAGGTGGATGTGGAAGTTCCTTCTGATGAAGAGGAATCTACTGATGAAGAGGAAAGCTGTATGTTTTTATGCTAACACCATTTTCACCCAATTGAATGATTTCCTTCAGGCTAACCATTTTTGCTTTTGGATGTGCTCTTAACTTTTATGTGTTTCTTTGTCTGTTCTTTTATTGGTTGTAACAGCTGAAACCACTTCAGAGGAAGAAACTGAAGAGGATGGCACCGAGAAAAAGCCCAAGACAAAGACCGTGAAGGAAACAACTTCTGAGTGGGAGGTTTTGAATAATGTGAAGGCTATCTGGCTGCGAAACCCCAAGGAAGTGACAGAGGAAGAATACACAAAATTCTACCACTCTATTGCtaaggtaaaaataaaattttgcgTACTTACTAAATGCTGTATAGTAACAGTTATTCATCCTTGGAGGATTACTGCTGTATGGAAAGGGCTTGATTTTGTTCCATGGATAAAGCTCTCTTTATTTTATCCAGGATTTTAGTGAGGAGAAGCCTTTGGCTTGGAGCCACTTCACTGCTGAAGGCGATGTAGAGTTCAAGGCAGTGCTTTTTGTACCTCCTAAAGCTCCTCAAGATCTCTATGAAAGTTACTACAACTCTAACAAGTCCAACTTGAAGTTGTATGTTAGACGGGTTTTCATCTCTGACGAGTTTGATGAACTTCTTCCAAAATATCTCAGCTTTTTGAAGGTAAGCACGGAGACATCCATTGGTGTCTATTATTTGTTTCAACCCTGTTTTCTGGTGGAGTTGGATCTGTATGCTAATCAAATCGACATGACTTAATCCACGCAGGGTCTTGTTGACTCTGACACGTTACCATTGAATGTGTCACGAGAGATGCTTCAACAACACAGCAGTTTGAAGACCATCAAGAAGAAGCTTATTCGCAAGGCCCTTGATATGATTCGCCGAATTGCAGATGAGGATCCTGATGAGCCTGGCAGCAAAGAGAAGTCTGGTATACCCAACAATCTTATTGATTCAAATGCTTGTTTGCTTCTAGGGTTAGAGATCACAATTTTTCCTGGTAGAATAAGTTAGTAGCTATCTTCTCATCGCTACTGATGGTATACCAGATTCAAAAGAAGTCAGTGAGGATGATGAAAAGAAGGGACAGTACACAAAATTCTGGAATGAGTTTGGTAAATCAATCAAGCTtggtatcattgaagatgcacaTAATAGAAATCGCCTTGCAAAACTCCTCAGATTTGAAAcgtaactctctctctctctctctctctatacatatatatgatgtaCAACAGTCTTGTGGTCTTGCGAAGTTACTGCAATCTTAAGATATTTGTTATTTCTATTTCAGCACCCAGTCTGAAGGAAAACTCACCTCCCTGGATCAGTACATTTCTAGAATGAAAGCTGGCCAAAAGGACATATTCTACATTACAGGGACCAGCAAAGAGCAGTTAGAGAAATCTCCATTCCTTGAGAGGCttataaaaaagaattttgaGGTCAGATTTCTTGCCTAAATTCCACAATTTAAGCTGAATAATCTTGCATGAATGAAAGGCATATTTGACCTGTTGGCTTACCATCAGTTGTTGAAGTATTTCCAGAATATAGATTCTTGAATCTTCATCaaacatcaagaaaaaaatttaaagagatttttcttaaaaagaaattCTGGTGGTATGCTTTAGATCATGACTTGTGCAGATCACTTGTACTAAGTACTAGTTAATTAGAGTTACCTTGTGCAACATATGCTAAAGCAGCATGATCATCACAATTAAGTTTCTTGACCAAGACTTCCGACATGTATCATAGCAATTGGTCTGTATCTATCTACACAAAGTTCTGATAAGTACTAAGAGAATATCGTTATATATTTGCAGGTTATTTTCTTCACAGATCCAGTTGATGAATACTTGATGCAATACCTAATGGACTATGAAGACAAGAAGTTCCAGAACATCTCCAAGGAGGGCCTCAAACTTGGTAAAGAGACTAAGTTGAAGGACCTTAAGGAATCATTTAAGGAACTCACCAAATGGTGGAAGGATGCCCTTGCAAGTGAGAATGTTGATGATGTGAAGATAAGCAACCGCTTAGAAAACTCTCCCTGTGTGGTTGTCACATCAAAATACGGATGGAGTGCAAACATGGAGAAGATTATGCAGTCTCAAACTCTTTCTGATGCGAGCAAGCAAGCTTATATGCGTGGCAAGAGGGTTCTTGAAGTTAACCCTCGCCATCCCATCATCAAGGAACTCCGTGAGAGAGTAGCACTGGATTCGAAGGTACCTACATTCATGAAATTGAAGAGCTTTtattccatttctttttatattttgtttatgcaAGTTGCAAAGTTGTGTTCcttctgtttgttttttttagccAGAATCATCTCAAGTTACCATTCCTCCGCACCTTATTTCTTACTCCTGACATCTTCTCTTTATTATTTCAAAGCTTTGCCTGTATTGTATATGCATGTGATAAAGGAATGAGTTTTCCTGGAGCTGGTCCTGTTCTTTATTTTCCGGTTCATTTCCCTTACAACTCCTATTTCCTTATTGCTCTTATACTGATGAACTCGGCTAATCCATTTCATGTTCATAACCTCCAGGATGAGAGTGCGAAGCAGGCTGCGAAGCTCATGTACCAAACAGCTCTTATGGAGAGCGGCTTCATGCTTAATGATCCAAAAGAATTTGCCACAAGCATTTATGATTCTGTAAAGGCAAGTCTGAAAATCAGTTCTGACGCTGAAGTAGAAGAGGACAATGATACAGAAGAAACTGAGGCTGAAGAGAAGGGATCAGAATCCACCAAGGAAGCTGATGCTGATATTGAAGATGCCGGGTCCTCACCTCTCAAGGATGAGTTATAGATGTGTTATTATTAGGAGTCATAGATTGATGATCTAATGGTCATCACGGCAAATCTTCCTTCCAAACCACTGTTTCCTTATGGTTGCCTTCTTGTCGGAAGATTATGTTTGTTTCTTCCCTGATACTATTGTAGAATGAGATCATCTTTACTGCTTGAACTTGGACCTAATTCTGGTTTACCTGGTTCAGTTGGTTGCTGTGACCATCAGTTCATGCTAAGTTGTTCTTCTTGATAATATCCAACTTCTTGTGATGGTATTCTCTATTGTGTCATCTTTACTTTTTCACCAATGTTCTGTGTTCTAGGTTTATGTTTGATATCTTCTTTCAAATGTCTTCAATACTGCACTGGAATCCTGTTTACAAATATGTTCTATATTGCACTGAAATCAGGAGCAGGCTTCAAATGTCTTGCATGATATTGTTACTGTAGATTGATTAATGGAGCTTGTTTGAGCTTTTGGTTGGTAGGTATTCTTACTGCTTATGAACTTCTAGTGGAGGCCTTTAATTTTTACTGTTTCATAAAATCTTATTTGCAGGGCCTTTTACATctctatgtatatatgcatagatATTATTCTTTGAATGCAAATCAATCTCTTGTGATAATTTATTTACTCAGGGAATATTTTGAGAGCTGAGCTGGTACAATTAAGAAAGAATTCAGTTCATTGCTGCTGGACATTGCATCTTGGTGGAGGTCTTTTGCAGGTCCCATGTAATCgttcttttaattgtttattgattGTTCTTTATTACTCAAGACTTTTTTAATGTGCCTTATCTTCTCTTTTAGGGCCAACATGCATATATTTACCAGAGGCTCATAGTTTGCCGTGCAATGAATCAACCAGTGATTCACTTCAATCAAAGGGCAAAAGATATCAGAAAAGCAACCAGCTTGGAGGTGACTAAGGTGTGTGAATGTGTGCTTTATGTTATTAAGACAAAGTTAATATGCTCATGCCTTTCATGGACttaaattaacaatgaaatgtTTGGCAGCCAAGGAATTTAGCTCTTGTGGTGTtcctttaatttgttttgaatggTCACATTGCTTTCATATACCTTGACTCAAATGTCCATTTGGCTTATCAAGTCATATAGTGGGAATAGAATCCAATTCCAGAGGAGTTCATTATAATTTCCACTAGATGACTTGATATGCTTGGAACGTTCAGTaaacaaattagaaaaactGAAAGTAAGGGGACAATCAATGaggataaatttgttttattctaCTTGTCCCTTGGTTATTGTATTTGTGCTTAAAACCATTCTCACATGATATGAAAGCACATTCAAAAGTTAGTATTAGGACATTTACACTGTTTGAATTGTGCATTGAATTTCATTTACTCTGTAAAATACATGGTATTTGCCTGGAAATTTCTGTCAAACACTACTTGATTGGTTTCCTTTGCAAATTTTACCAGAATTAGAAATCAAATTGTTTGTACATCTACAAAGACATGGACAGTAGAAGAGATGTGTCCATGTAAATCTTGTGTATGGATGCTCCATTACTCACCAATTGAACAATTATTAGTGGCAATGTACCAATGTTATTTCTGACTAGAGAGGACCACTAGGAGTTACTAATTGCAGCAATACAACTCAAccatataaaaagttttttgtTCTCTTGTAGTCCTTTGCATGGCCCTCAGTACCAACATGTTGGTGCAGCAGAGTAAAGCACTGTCAGACTATAACTCATCTGATATCTCTCCATACATGAATTGAAGGATAAGGAATCAGAACCTTATCTTTACCTCATAGTTGTGACTTTGGCCAAAAGCTTGGAAACTATTGGTTGCTTTAGGGCTAACTTTTATTAGGGTTTAAGACCTTTAACAATGCACTGTGATTATTAATACGGGTGTTGTACTCAGATGAAAACAATGTCATTGgattccttcttcttttttttttttctttagtgatTATATACTGTATTAATTACGAGTACTTTTCTTATACTTTTATTAGGATTTTTAAGATCTGTattctaattttctttatataatgaTTGAATTAACCATGATAAATTAACGTTGAATTTTGTAGTTTAGCTGTCTAggaaattcattattttttctttttttcttttctctttcgaTACTATAAttctttaaagaattttttttaaacaaagttGGCAAGCCATATGAAAGAGACGTTCGTAGTTTTCTAAATATACTTTATCTCTTATCCTACGTTGCAGAGAGTAGATCTTGGGTCTCATTTACATGCAAGGGATATTGTTAATAGACTAGAACACAGTTGGCACtataagtaaatttaaaaatagaaaacattaataataagcaTAATTAAAATTGGAAATACAAAATCCAATTGACAAGTGGGTAATAGCAGTGCACTATGACTAAATTTCCACATTATAGAGATTATTTGTTTTGGTGAATGAGAATCATCAATGTGGATGAGAGTGTGCTGCTCTTTTTCTGGAATAAAAATGTTtggttttcattaatttttagatattttctttttctatcactGAGAAGGCGCCACAAAGGCATCTCTACTTAACATACTTTATTATTGGTCACATTAAACAAGCGTGCTTTCTTAATGGaagattataatataaaaataaataaataggataCAAATTCCAATATCTTAAAGGAATCATCACAGGACTAGACTAGAGAGTCAACTTTATCAAGCTCCATTAATTAGTTCAGTGTCAGTGTACATTAGTAACACAACACTGTGGGGTTGTGTTTGATGTGGAAAACGTTTTAAAGAcaatttctatggttttttgCAAGGTTGTCATAGCCGGGTTCAAgtaatgacccggctaagcccaatAGTTAGAGGTCAATGAATTCGATCGGGTCGAACAGAGGTTAAACCGgggtaaataataaaatataaaaaaaaatattataataattaataatgagcaaatataatactaaacccataattataatattaaaaattactcaaatttgatatttaaattgataaatgactttatatataattatgtcatttatttttatattttttaaatatttataaatttaatatattaatatataattatcgaacttccctcagggtcatttatttatttatttgtttattaattgattttgttaaaatagataagaaatttaattcactaattcttatatctcaattgagtttttattttgttttaaattttcttatattttttatttaattagaatattttatttttttatatttttatactaaaaattatactcatttattgttttatttttttaataaattaaatttttagaaagtatttacataacacattaatatattttatttttaaatgttaatttttgttggtatgtttatgatatatatatatatacattgtaattctatttattgattataaattataaattaatattaataaatatacacgattttgtggtttctaataaaaaaataatactaaattaggggtatacccgggccggccataTGGCCGGTTCctggtttttccggttgaatcagtcgggccggtccgggtctgacaactttggttttttgtttcttgtattttgagAGTATGTTTTGGTATCTAAATTTGGAGTATTAAAATTTACGGTTCAAAACATTTGTTGGTAATGTTGTTTATTTGATGCAACTCATAACAACTATGATTAGGACTTACAGAAATATTTTCTTGCCCACCCATGATTAATTGTATATATtgacattgatattattatatatatatatatatatatatatttgtgggcACATGGTCTATAGTGGTAATCAAGCGCTACCTTGACATTATTATCTGGacacaaaagaaatcataaaagtCTTATAAAGCTTGATTACATAAGCTGATAACTGTGGACCAGATTCTCTGTGATTTTCCAACTAGATGACAATTTTTCATGAGTGCTTCTTCTTGCTCATCTTTTTATGAGAATGATGAAAatatctaatttatatatatatatatatatatccttttttaAGTAAAGGCTAGTGTTTTAAGGGATGATGTATTACTCttttactctttttatttttgagacaTGGTAATTTGTTTGTGTAACTTTTGTGGAGACCATCAGGCATGAAGCATAATTAGGAGTGTTTGCCaaatgtttaataaatttaaatgtctATTTAAAGTTGATTAAATATGTCCATCTTAGTCACTCTGATCTAATCCTCAAATTAATTATCTTCCTtgagtaaaacaaaaaaattattatgtcaTATTCCTCACTTTATGTCCTTTTGGCAGCCTTAACTTAatttcatgatttctctccACCCAAATTTCATTTACCTTTAcccataaatacaaaaataaaaagtgattAACATACTAATCACATGGCTTTGCATCATAATTAAAGAGCTCATCAAGCAAAGAACAAAACATTAactagatctatatatatatatatatatatgataagcaGGGGAACAAAAATAGCAAGGCTAATATTAAATGTGTTAAAACTTAAAACAAGAGatagattaaaaagaaaattaataaaaattgatgaaaaatagaaaaatttttcCTTGATGATGGAGCATCATCACCCATGGCCAAGTTTGCAAGCCAAGATTCTCCACCTTCTAATACCACTCCTTTTGTGGTTGGTTCAGTGGTGCCATCTCTGCTTGACTTCTGACTGCAATGGAATATATCCACCCATAAAACAAAGCAGTGTAGATTTGTTAGCTTGATTGGAATAAGagattatctatatatatatataaaggttagATTAATGGGAATTGTGATTATTATTAATAGAGCTAGTTGGTTTAGTTTATAAATAGTTTATTAATGTTTAGAAAACAAGGTGGGAATAAAACAAAgtgagaagagagaaagaggaacAAAGCCCTCCTCTTATCTTTCActttatcttttctctttttctttttttcccctacatgttttcttcaattaacAATGACCTTTttctagtaaaaaaacaaaaacaaaaaccagtTTAAATTAGAATTTATCAAATTATGGACCACATTAAAGGAATTATTTTCCCCCACTATGAAATAGACTCTCAAAAGAACCAAATCAAACATATAACCCCTGAAGAAGAAGAGTACCAACTCacaacttttaaataaataaataataattatcatggGAAAATAAATACTACACTAATATTgcatcaataatatttttttttttatgaaacacaaataaataaagccCGATGTCCTAAAAATGCTCTAAAGGTTTTTATATCTAGAgcatataaaattactatttcaATACATTTGTGCATTTAATCGACAATctaatctttttttcttgaaagaCGTAAATCCTCTAACCAAATGACCACCAAATGACTTAGGGAAGACGAGTTAAATAatctaaacaaaatatttaataccaataaaaaaaattattagcaaaatatttatttagatggcgtaaaattattatttcaacatatttatgtatttaatcGAATAAAAGATTCTGCCCGGCTTTTTGACGGATAACTCTAGGTAGAGGACGCTAATAATCTAAACAAAACATCtactacaaataaaaaaaaattatcaacctaaataaaaaatttaatattaatagacCAAAAACTGAGTttcgaaacaaaaataaaacccaaTACCAATagatcaaaaaataattaacgaaattaaaaaaaaataataataataataataataataaaaaacaatgcaTGTATGAGAAATTGAAAAGAACAATCACTCACCTGGGACTTGAAGAACCATCATCCTcaccaaaagaagaagaagaagaaggatcaaGAGGATTAGGGCAAAAGATGATGGAATAATCAGCAGGAGCATCACAAGTGAAAGTAGAACTAGGATCATCAAATGCATAACTATAAGATCTTGGACACGCCGCCTTAAACATCTCTGAATACACTGTTGGTTTACAAACACTAGGGTTTGCATACACTCCACTGCAACAATACTCCTCTTTCCCAAACGCTTCACAAGCACTCCTACACCCTTCTCCAACCCTAAGCTCCGCCGGACAACGGTTGTTCAGATCCACGGCACACCCCGTCGATTCACACCCACCATTCGCCGCCACAACCATCATCGGAATGTTGTACCCATCGACGAGGCTGACATCGTAGAAGTCCTTTGTGGATGATGGACCAGCGAGGGTGAACTCGGCTAGGGTTGCGGGAGGAGTGGCGCCGGAGCCGGAACACTCGATTTGGCCGGATCCGCAGTCGCCGGTGGCGCAGGTGAGGTGGTTGAGGGTTGTGCTGCAGCTTGTTCGAGCCCAGAAACGACCGGACCAGCCGGTTGGGGCTTGGATGGAGAGGGATGTGCCGGAAGGGAGGATGAAGCCGGTGGTGGAGAGTGGAGCGGTGCCGGAGTTGGAGAGAGTTGCTGGCCAGATTGTGTTTGCGCACTTGTTTGTGAATGTGAAGGTTGTGCTGTTCACTGtcatcaagaacaagaacaaaaaagaatgaatgatTGAGTGAatgaatgattgattgattgaatgagaGAATGGAGATACCTTTGAAGgtgaagaaggaagaagaagaagaagaagaaggaggaggagaagagagagaatGCCATTGATGATGCTtgggagaaggaggagagatgTGGGAGTTTGATTATAAAAGgtgtgtttttttggttttattggtGTTAAAaagttaaatgttattaatttatataaatattttttttataaattagtgtagtattttttattttttttttaattgtgtttgagaggttttgaactcgaaatattttaaatataagtaaGGTAGAAAACCACTAGATTATGTCTTTGGTTTCTATCTTTATATATAGTTGGATAAAGACACGTATTTTTAATGAAAGTTTAGTGATTTAAGTTTATTAGgagagatttattttattttattttttttctttaagagttttggtattttatttattctgatttatatttattatttggttttggtGTATATTTTCAGAGAACTTTtatggtgaaaaaaaaaaaaattatgttattagTGTAAtcagttatttttaattattattttataacgTAAATAAgttatcacatatatatattatttatgtctcaatcatatgattaaaaaaagttaaaatttaacCACATATATCAGagttaatttgtattaattagaaaaaaaaattattattattttactgaGAAgctcaatattttttatatttattagaaaaaaaatctattattttacTGAgcttttcagtattttttttttttttaatgttggtgTAAGTTTTCTAAAGATTTTTcgatgaaaaaaaattctttagaGTTTAAATCCAGTAATATATCATATGTGTAAtcagttattttttatatttttataatataaataaattattatacatatattttatttatatttcaaccatacattttcaaaaaaataaaatcttttaaacttgtaaatgaaatattttaattaccAGGTTTGCAATGCAGTCAATCGCTAACAAGAAGATCTAACCATTTATATggagaagaaaatgatgaatggTCATGATTGAAATGGAATATTGCTACTAGAAATACAAATATTTGTTTACTGTGAAACAGTAAAATCACTACACGTGAAACCAGAAAAACCAAAAGGCATTtaataatctaaaatattaatgaagGAAGTGTGGCATGACAGCAGAGTAATAATCCACGCTTATCAACTTTGGGATACAACAATATCAAATTTATTGGACTACGCAAGCAATAAATGAAAGATATTATTAAATTGTCAAATATGAtgaaataaatcacaatttttgGACAATGGTTAaatagttttcattaaaaaaaagttgtagattttaccaaggttgtcagatcTACTGGGTTCAACCGAAAAACAGGAATCCTGCTATACGCCCACTCGTGATACTCTCATCGAACCCGTATTAAAAACCCAAGAGTTAACCCAATGACCCGGGCAATTAATCGGAATCCCGGTTTGATCTGGATCGATCAATCGGtcataatgtttaaatttttttataatatttaataatttattattattattcattgtaaaaccacaaaaatcgtgtatatttattaatattaatttataatttataatcaataaatagaattacaatatatatatatatatatatatatatatcataaacataccaacaaaaattaacatttaaaaataaaatctattaagaaaataaaacaataaataaatgtaattt
This window encodes:
- the LOC120259941 gene encoding LOW QUALITY PROTEIN: endoplasmin homolog (The sequence of the model RefSeq protein was modified relative to this genomic sequence to represent the inferred CDS: deleted 1 base in 1 codon), whose protein sequence is MKTWALASALLLLLLLSTVPDPGHKHHANAEETDDSDAPVDPPKVEEKLGAIPSGLSTDADVAKREAESISRKSLRSSAEKFEFQAEVSRLMDIIINSLYSNKDIFLRELISNASDALDKIRFLALTDKEILGEGDNTKLEIMIKLDKEKKILSIRDRGIGMTKEDLIKNLGTIAKSGTSAFVEKMQTGGDLNLIGQFGVGFYSVYLVADYVEVVSKHNDDKQYVWESKADGSFAISEDTWNEPLGRGTEIRLHLRDEAKEYLEEDKLKELVKKYSEFINFPIYLWVTKEVDVEVPSDEEESTDEEESSETTSEEETEEDGTEKKPKTKTVKETTSEWEVLNNVKAIWLRNPKEVTEEEYTKFYHSIAKDFSEEKPLAWSHFTAEGDVEFKAVLFVPPKAPQDLYESYYNSNKSNLKLYVRRVFISDEFDELLPKYLSFLKGLVDSDTLPLNVSREMLQQHSSLKTIKKKLIRKALDMIRRIADEDPDEPGSKEKSDSKEVSEDDEKKGQYTKFWNEFGKSIKLGIIEDAHNRNRLAKLLRFETTQSEGKLTSLDQYISRMKAGQKDIFYITGTSKEQLEKSPFLERLIKKNFEVIFFTDPVDEYLMQYLMDYEDKKFQNISKEGLKLGKETKLKDLKESFKELTKWWKDALASENVDDVKISNRLENSPCVVVTSKYGWSANMEKIMQSQTLSDASKQAYMRGKRVLEVNPRHPIIKELRERVALDSKDESAKQAAKLMYQTALMESGFMLNDPKEFATSIYDSVKASLKISSDAEVEEDNDTEETEAEEKGSESTKEADADIEDAGSSPLKDEL
- the LOC120262397 gene encoding thaumatin-like protein 1, with translation ISPPSPKHHQWHSLSSPPPSSSSSSSFFTFKVNSTTFTFTNKCANTIWPATLSNSGTAPLSTTGFILPSGTSLSIQAPTGWSGRFWARTSCSTTLNHLTCATGDCGSGQIECSGSGATPPATLAEFTLAGPSSTKDFYDVSLVDGYNIPMMVVAANGGCESTGCAVDLNNRCPAELRVGEGCRSACEAFGKEEYCCSGVYANPSVCKPTVYSEMFKAACPRSYSYAFDDPSSTFTCDAPADYSIIFCPNPLDPSSSSSFGEDDGSSSPSQKSSRDGTTEPTTKGVVLEGGESWLANLAMGDDAPSSRKNFSIFHQFLLIFFLIYLLF